From Haloarcula sp. CBA1127, a single genomic window includes:
- a CDS encoding ABC transporter ATP-binding protein — translation MNVIDVDDVSKAYGDVQALDGLTLSVEQGATLGVFGTNGAGKTTLFKLLVGLNRPDAGSVTVAGADPTDGTTVRERVRYLPEHAGFPPSLTGREILSFHARMRSVPREDRDHHVERILHTVGLADAADRRVGGYSNGMNRRLGLGTALVGEPAVLILDEPTAGLDPDGIRAFHEVVEALAAETDVTIVFSSHALGEIQRLCSEAVIIADGQVATAGPVEELRRAAADEVTVSLSLASEAAASDVATDFGTHEAVSSVSRSGADVTARTTPAEAYDLLTAVGEGYDIDRFEVREPGLEAAFHEAVGADNSDDPASDSTAAAAAAEAATEDSGGEPA, via the coding sequence ATGAACGTGATTGATGTCGACGACGTATCGAAAGCCTACGGCGATGTGCAGGCGCTCGACGGACTGACTCTGTCTGTCGAACAGGGAGCCACCCTTGGCGTGTTCGGCACGAACGGGGCCGGCAAAACGACGCTGTTCAAACTGCTGGTCGGGCTGAACCGACCGGACGCAGGCAGCGTCACCGTCGCCGGCGCGGACCCGACCGATGGGACCACCGTCCGTGAACGAGTGCGCTATCTTCCCGAGCACGCCGGCTTCCCGCCGAGCCTGACTGGCCGCGAGATACTCAGCTTCCACGCCCGGATGCGCTCGGTGCCCCGGGAAGACAGGGACCACCACGTCGAGCGTATCTTGCACACCGTCGGGCTCGCGGACGCCGCGGACCGCCGCGTCGGCGGCTACTCCAACGGGATGAACCGCCGGCTCGGCCTCGGCACCGCGCTCGTCGGCGAGCCGGCCGTGCTGATACTCGACGAGCCGACCGCGGGGCTCGACCCCGACGGCATCCGGGCGTTCCACGAGGTCGTGGAAGCCCTTGCGGCCGAGACGGACGTAACTATCGTCTTCTCCTCGCACGCGCTCGGGGAGATTCAGCGGCTCTGCTCGGAGGCGGTCATCATCGCCGACGGACAGGTGGCGACTGCGGGCCCGGTCGAAGAGCTTCGCCGCGCCGCTGCCGACGAGGTGACAGTGTCGCTGTCGCTTGCGTCGGAGGCGGCTGCGAGCGATGTGGCAACCGACTTCGGAACCCACGAGGCAGTGTCCAGCGTCAGTCGTTCAGGCGCGGACGTGACGGCACGGACCACGCCAGCGGAGGCCTACGACCTCCTGACCGCCGTCGGTGAGGGGTACGACATCGACCGCTTCGAAGTTCGCGAACCGGGACTCGAAGCCGCGTTCCACGAGGCCGTCGGGGCGGATAACAGCGATGACCCCGCCTCCGACAGCACGGCTGCGGCAGCGGCTGCGGAGGCAGCAACCGAAGACTCGGGAGGTGAGCCGGCATGA
- the dph2 gene encoding diphthamide biosynthesis enzyme Dph2 gives MSQERTDGDLRNTGLSLKHDREWDYELDRIVEAVEERDAEKVGLQFPEGLKRRGPAVADDLRENLPDDVTVLLSGQPCYGACDLDTYMMRRTDVFVHFGHSPMKESDKIIYVPLFSNVDVFPIMEQAREEQLADPEEDPDVGLVTTAQHMNKFDEMREWLEERGYTVHTRRGDERLTHEGQVLGCNYASADVDADQMLYVGGGKFHPLGLAMEHPDKHVVIADPVNNVVTVADTEKFMKQRYGAVHRAMDAESWGVIFCTKIGQGRWDQAEEIVENNENAYLITMDEVTPDRLTNFGMDAYVNTGCPRITTDDGPQFKKPMLTPGEYEIAIGEKPLDSLEFDTFHGTW, from the coding sequence ATGAGTCAAGAGCGGACTGACGGCGACCTCCGGAACACCGGACTGTCGCTCAAGCACGACCGCGAGTGGGATTACGAACTCGACCGAATCGTCGAAGCCGTCGAAGAACGCGACGCCGAGAAAGTGGGCCTGCAGTTCCCCGAGGGACTGAAGCGCCGCGGCCCGGCCGTGGCCGATGACCTCCGCGAGAACCTCCCCGACGACGTGACGGTACTGCTCTCGGGCCAGCCCTGCTACGGTGCCTGTGACCTCGATACGTACATGATGCGCCGGACGGACGTGTTCGTCCACTTCGGCCACTCACCGATGAAAGAATCGGACAAGATCATTTACGTCCCGCTGTTCTCCAACGTCGACGTCTTCCCAATCATGGAACAGGCCCGCGAGGAGCAACTGGCCGACCCCGAAGAAGACCCCGACGTGGGGCTGGTGACGACGGCCCAGCACATGAACAAGTTCGACGAGATGCGCGAGTGGTTGGAGGAGCGTGGCTACACGGTCCATACCCGGCGCGGCGACGAGCGACTGACCCACGAAGGACAGGTGCTCGGCTGTAACTACGCCAGCGCCGACGTTGACGCCGACCAGATGCTGTACGTCGGTGGCGGGAAGTTCCACCCGCTCGGGTTGGCGATGGAGCACCCCGACAAACACGTTGTCATCGCCGACCCCGTGAACAACGTCGTCACCGTCGCCGACACGGAGAAGTTCATGAAGCAGCGCTACGGCGCGGTCCACCGCGCGATGGACGCCGAGTCATGGGGCGTCATCTTCTGTACCAAGATCGGGCAGGGCCGCTGGGATCAGGCCGAGGAAATCGTCGAAAACAACGAGAACGCCTACCTCATCACGATGGACGAGGTGACGCCGGACCGGCTGACGAACTTCGGAATGGACGCCTACGTCAACACTGGCTGTCCGCGTATTACCACCGACGACGGCCCGCAGTTCAAGAAGCCGATGCTCACCCCCGGCGAGTACGAGATCGCCATCGGCGAGAAGCCGCTCGATTCGCTGGAGTTCGACACCTTCCACGGCACCTGGTAG
- a CDS encoding MBL fold metallo-hydrolase produces the protein MTVESDWDDWLPRAVESATPDGLAIWYLGCNGFIVKSSGGTTVFIDPYLGIGDPPRTVRMVPVPFNPEDITECDAVLGTHEHTDHVHGPSQAPILAGTGADYYTTDSGHDVIREEAWLENYSVTDDQLHEVTEGDTLEIGDLTVHVEPANDPDAEHPVSYVFEHDSGTFFHGGDARPGEFESVGERYDIDVGVLAFGTVGMIDDKETGEPTRTQWYNDENMIIEAANELQLDTLIPTHWDMWKGMTTEPTVLHNHANSFAHPSTLSIVEIGDRYDLD, from the coding sequence ATGACAGTCGAATCCGACTGGGACGACTGGCTCCCGCGTGCGGTGGAGTCGGCGACACCCGACGGACTGGCGATCTGGTATCTGGGCTGTAACGGCTTCATCGTGAAATCCAGTGGCGGGACGACCGTCTTCATCGACCCGTATCTCGGCATTGGCGACCCGCCGCGAACCGTTCGGATGGTCCCAGTGCCGTTCAACCCCGAGGACATCACCGAGTGCGACGCGGTTCTAGGTACCCACGAACACACCGACCACGTTCACGGGCCGTCCCAGGCCCCGATTCTCGCTGGGACGGGCGCGGACTACTACACGACCGACAGCGGTCACGACGTTATCCGAGAGGAGGCGTGGCTGGAGAACTACAGCGTCACCGACGACCAGCTCCACGAAGTCACGGAGGGGGACACGCTCGAAATCGGCGACCTGACAGTACACGTCGAACCAGCCAACGACCCCGACGCCGAGCATCCAGTGTCGTACGTGTTCGAACACGACTCCGGCACGTTCTTCCACGGGGGCGACGCCCGCCCCGGCGAGTTCGAATCCGTCGGCGAGCGCTACGATATCGACGTCGGCGTCCTCGCGTTCGGGACTGTCGGAATGATTGACGACAAGGAGACCGGCGAACCCACGCGAACGCAGTGGTACAACGACGAGAACATGATTATCGAAGCTGCAAACGAACTCCAACTGGATACCCTCATTCCAACCCACTGGGATATGTGGAAGGGGATGACGACGGAGCCGACCGTTCTGCACAACCATGCCAACAGCTTCGCGCACCCTTCGACGCTTTCAATTGTTGAAATCGGCGACCGGTACGATCTCGACTGA
- a CDS encoding nitrous oxide reductase family maturation protein NosD, with protein MSPLSHDFERAFAVGTAVLLVLSVMAVGMASAGEADGTRDDLAFDPGVPDTDLFTTLSADGTATVDGQTYDSAQAAVDAADPGDTVTFDGQFNETLVVRTPNVTLAGNGPGSTLLHGDGEGDVLAVEAQGVTVADLWVRNSGYDTATNDAAIFVNASDVTVRDSRVTDMTFGIWLDGVDDADIRNNTIVGREEITQLTKRGNGIQIWKTEDSVIRNNDITTVRDGLYFNWAKDVNASGNTMWDLRYGVHYMYSDDSHLRDNTAFDNDVGYALMVSKHLVIEDNIAVNNSGQSGHGILVKSIDDTDIRGNHLVDNENGLFVYNSVSNRIVGNLIVGNDVGVHIAAGSTDGTVTENSFIRNNRPVLAVMSDQVHWNESVGNYWSRANPTDVDDDGVGDTRYQPAGTVQQITAEKPAARVFASSPAFDAVRLAESSVPVVQSPGVVDARPLTEPPHENWRSYYERD; from the coding sequence ATGAGCCCACTGTCCCACGATTTCGAGCGCGCGTTCGCCGTCGGCACCGCGGTCCTGCTCGTGCTGTCGGTCATGGCTGTCGGGATGGCCAGCGCCGGCGAGGCCGACGGCACCCGCGACGACCTCGCCTTCGACCCCGGCGTGCCCGACACCGACTTGTTCACCACCCTGTCGGCCGACGGCACCGCGACGGTCGACGGCCAAACGTACGACAGCGCGCAGGCGGCGGTCGACGCCGCAGACCCCGGCGACACCGTCACGTTCGACGGTCAGTTTAACGAGACGCTCGTCGTCAGGACGCCGAACGTCACACTGGCCGGGAACGGTCCCGGGTCGACGCTGCTGCACGGCGACGGCGAAGGCGACGTGCTCGCCGTCGAAGCACAGGGTGTGACCGTGGCGGACCTCTGGGTCCGCAACAGCGGTTACGACACCGCAACGAATGACGCCGCGATATTCGTCAACGCCAGCGACGTCACGGTTCGCGACAGCCGCGTGACCGACATGACATTCGGCATCTGGCTCGACGGCGTCGATGACGCCGACATCCGGAACAACACCATCGTCGGTCGTGAGGAGATAACGCAGTTGACCAAACGCGGCAACGGCATCCAGATCTGGAAGACCGAGGATAGCGTCATCCGGAACAACGACATCACCACCGTCCGGGACGGGCTCTACTTCAACTGGGCGAAAGACGTCAACGCCAGCGGGAATACGATGTGGGACCTCCGCTACGGCGTCCACTATATGTACTCGGACGACTCGCACCTGCGGGACAACACCGCCTTCGACAACGACGTCGGGTATGCGCTGATGGTGTCGAAACACCTTGTCATCGAGGACAACATCGCGGTGAACAACAGCGGGCAGTCCGGCCACGGTATCCTCGTCAAGAGCATCGACGACACGGACATCCGCGGCAACCACCTCGTTGACAACGAGAACGGGCTGTTCGTCTACAACTCAGTCAGCAACCGCATCGTCGGCAACCTCATCGTCGGCAACGACGTTGGCGTCCACATCGCCGCGGGGAGTACCGACGGCACCGTGACCGAGAACAGTTTCATCCGCAACAACAGACCGGTACTCGCGGTGATGAGCGATCAGGTCCACTGGAACGAGAGCGTCGGGAACTACTGGTCCCGGGCGAACCCGACGGACGTTGACGATGACGGCGTCGGCGACACTCGCTACCAGCCGGCTGGGACCGTCCAGCAGATCACCGCCGAAAAGCCCGCTGCGCGGGTGTTCGCCAGTAGCCCGGCCTTCGACGCCGTTCGGCTGGCCGAGTCATCTGTCCCAGTCGTCCAGTCGCCCGGCGTGGTCGATGCCCGTCCGCTCACCGAACCACCCCACGAGAACTGGAGGAGCTACTATGAACGTGATTGA
- a CDS encoding methyl-accepting chemotaxis protein has translation MAKTASEDSLLPESVDDSGEFWLHAFESLVADLPEAAFVVDADGDITHWNDTVGQMLGLPASEAVGMNAYDVFGTEGQDETLAQEVIRTGEPVREDEFRSAERPDGTMAHARAVAIPLMGPGGDAIGALELLIDFSDIVEQREALQNLQSQMATDVESAVGEIGDSAAAVTEQSDEIKEMAGEQSDNLDEVQSEVSGFSATVEEIASSAEEVSSQSGEARELAEESVETAEETIERVEDATESAEQVASDSTELRGHIEEIDEFVEVINDIADQTNMLALNANIEAARSNSDSDGFAVVADEIKELADESKQHADEVERIVGEVREMADSTAENVEETTDAIQQALTDLETVLDNQQAIVDATSETEQGIGEVAAATDDQAASAEEIASMIDEIAQRAAEVSESIDELAGANETQHRMAQDLEENVERVERRLAEIME, from the coding sequence ATGGCAAAAACTGCATCCGAAGACAGTCTGCTACCGGAGTCTGTCGACGACAGCGGGGAGTTCTGGCTCCACGCGTTCGAATCGCTTGTCGCGGATTTACCGGAAGCTGCGTTCGTGGTCGATGCGGACGGCGATATCACACACTGGAACGACACGGTTGGACAGATGCTCGGACTCCCGGCGAGCGAGGCGGTCGGGATGAACGCATACGACGTGTTCGGCACAGAGGGGCAGGACGAAACGCTCGCTCAGGAAGTCATCAGAACGGGCGAGCCAGTCCGCGAAGACGAGTTCCGCTCGGCCGAGCGACCTGACGGGACGATGGCACACGCGCGTGCAGTGGCAATTCCGCTAATGGGTCCCGGCGGAGACGCTATCGGTGCCTTAGAGCTACTGATCGATTTCAGCGATATCGTCGAACAGCGTGAGGCGCTCCAGAACCTCCAGTCACAGATGGCGACGGACGTCGAGTCAGCTGTCGGTGAAATCGGCGACTCCGCCGCGGCCGTTACCGAGCAGTCCGACGAAATCAAGGAGATGGCCGGCGAGCAATCCGACAACCTCGACGAGGTCCAGTCCGAGGTCTCCGGGTTCAGCGCGACCGTCGAGGAAATCGCCTCCAGCGCCGAGGAAGTGAGCAGTCAGAGCGGCGAGGCCAGGGAACTCGCCGAAGAATCCGTCGAGACGGCCGAGGAAACAATCGAACGCGTCGAGGACGCGACGGAGTCCGCCGAACAGGTCGCGTCGGACTCGACGGAGCTTCGGGGCCACATCGAGGAGATCGACGAGTTCGTCGAGGTCATCAACGACATCGCGGACCAGACGAATATGCTGGCGCTGAACGCCAACATCGAAGCCGCACGGAGCAACAGCGACAGTGACGGGTTCGCGGTCGTCGCCGACGAAATCAAAGAGCTGGCCGACGAATCGAAACAGCACGCCGACGAGGTCGAGCGAATCGTCGGGGAGGTCCGTGAGATGGCCGACAGCACCGCCGAGAACGTCGAGGAGACGACGGACGCGATTCAGCAGGCGCTCACTGACTTAGAGACGGTGCTCGACAACCAGCAGGCAATCGTCGACGCGACCTCAGAGACGGAACAGGGTATCGGCGAGGTTGCGGCGGCGACGGATGACCAGGCTGCAAGCGCCGAAGAGATCGCTAGCATGATCGACGAAATCGCCCAGCGTGCTGCCGAGGTGTCCGAGTCCATCGACGAGCTGGCTGGCGCAAACGAGACCCAGCACCGGATGGCCCAAGACTTAGAAGAGAACGTCGAGCGGGTCGAGCGCCGACTCGCCGAAATTATGGAGTGA
- a CDS encoding ABC transporter permease: MSEDESSTDPAPDGGVVAVDTPATRLHDGGTETETATDTTNESALVRLADSGLLTIARREYRLAVRSRWALGVALLFGFFTTAVVQFGASSVGPGRFDAVIATIAELGVYLVPLTALAVGYDAIVGADERGSLELMLALPVTKGRVVVGTAIGRAAVLSGAMLLGFVPGALLTVRYIGLASVGQYAAVALAAVLTACAMLGVAVLVSTVARTKTHALGAALAIWLWVALLHDLVALGAVAGFDLGSGAIAAAIPLNPVDCFRVLALSQVDVVAGGFGSVLAQAGLTTPMVAAGLVAWVVVPVGVAAKLIQRRRL; encoded by the coding sequence ATGAGCGAGGACGAATCATCGACGGACCCGGCCCCCGACGGCGGCGTCGTCGCAGTTGACACGCCGGCCACCCGGTTGCACGATGGCGGAACCGAGACGGAGACGGCGACGGACACGACCAACGAATCAGCGCTCGTCCGGCTTGCCGACAGCGGTCTGCTGACCATCGCTCGTCGGGAGTACCGGCTGGCCGTCCGGAGCCGGTGGGCGCTCGGCGTGGCGCTGCTGTTCGGCTTCTTTACCACCGCAGTCGTCCAGTTTGGCGCGAGTTCGGTCGGTCCGGGTCGCTTCGACGCGGTCATTGCAACCATCGCGGAACTCGGCGTCTACCTCGTCCCCCTGACCGCGCTGGCGGTCGGCTACGACGCCATCGTCGGGGCCGACGAGCGCGGGTCGCTCGAACTCATGCTCGCGCTCCCGGTGACGAAAGGCCGTGTCGTCGTCGGGACTGCCATCGGCCGGGCAGCGGTACTGTCCGGCGCGATGTTGCTTGGCTTCGTTCCCGGCGCACTGTTGACCGTCCGCTACATCGGTCTCGCCAGCGTCGGCCAGTACGCGGCGGTCGCCCTCGCCGCGGTCCTGACCGCCTGTGCGATGCTCGGCGTGGCGGTGCTTGTCTCGACGGTCGCTCGGACCAAAACACACGCGCTGGGTGCCGCACTGGCCATCTGGCTGTGGGTCGCACTGTTGCACGACCTGGTGGCGCTGGGGGCCGTCGCGGGGTTCGACCTCGGGTCCGGCGCTATCGCCGCGGCGATACCGCTCAACCCCGTGGACTGCTTCCGCGTGCTCGCGCTCTCGCAGGTGGACGTGGTCGCCGGCGGGTTCGGAAGTGTGCTGGCCCAGGCTGGGCTGACCACGCCGATGGTCGCCGCGGGACTCGTCGCGTGGGTCGTCGTGCCCGTCGGCGTCGCCGCGAAACTCATTCAGCGGCGGCGTCTCTGA
- a CDS encoding universal stress protein encodes MYDHILLASDGTEASTNAESHAIALAAEHGAALHVLYVVDEDVYTAYSGDEYVDESEGPEHGLEETGQETLARIEADAEASGVDVTTTLKHGRPAESIIETADEVDVDLLVLGTKRRPAEYRSLLGSITDKVLRLSERPAVVVKTEVEE; translated from the coding sequence ATGTACGATCACATCCTCCTCGCCTCAGATGGGACAGAAGCCTCGACCAACGCCGAATCCCACGCGATTGCCCTCGCAGCGGAACACGGCGCGGCTCTCCACGTGCTGTATGTCGTCGACGAGGACGTGTACACGGCCTACAGCGGTGACGAGTACGTCGACGAATCGGAGGGACCGGAGCACGGCCTCGAAGAGACGGGCCAGGAGACGCTGGCCCGGATAGAGGCCGATGCAGAGGCATCCGGCGTCGACGTGACGACGACCCTGAAACACGGACGGCCGGCCGAATCCATCATCGAAACCGCCGACGAGGTGGACGTCGATCTGCTCGTGCTCGGGACGAAGCGGCGGCCGGCGGAGTACCGCAGTCTCCTCGGCAGCATCACGGACAAGGTGCTCAGGCTAAGCGAACGACCAGCGGTCGTGGTGAAAACCGAAGTCGAGGAGTAA
- the nosZ gene encoding TAT-dependent nitrous-oxide reductase encodes MSKNETPRDPNEVLEEYEETLDSVLAEVESPDETTEDDDLSLGLPGLSLGRRDFMKAGVAAGAMGSVAGCSALTGGDGSAGSQSTPSGSGASHAVEPGEHDEYYGFWSGGHSGELRVIGIPSMRELTRIPVFNTDCASGYGYTDGTQEMLEEGGGYSWGDNHHPNLSETDGDYDGEYLYVNDKANGRIARVNLTYFETDAITDVPNMQAIHGCTVLSPDTKYVLGNGEFRAPLPNDGTDLKNPDNYTSLFVAVDPESMETQWQVKVDGNLDIVDTGKEGRWAISSAYNSEEATDIQGMTKDDRDNVKAFDIPAIEQAVENGNYEEVNGIPIVDGTQGSSLNQGDRPVVKYIPTPKSPHCVEVGPNGDYAFIAGKLSPTVTMLDLNALADSSDPEEVVAGRPRVGLGPLHTTFDGNGHAYTSLFIDSQVSKWDIQAAVEAEEGSEDPIIEKQDVHYNPGHIQALEAMTTDPDGEWLVSLNKLSKDRFLPVGPIMPDNDQLIHIGQGEEEMELVADHPAYPEPHDCVFAHKDKIDAKKVYDKDDYEETYITEEDSGVERTGDNSVHVKMTTKRSEFGLPDFTVQEGDEVKLSTTNIEGVQDIIHGVAIPEHDINYAVAPQDTREVTFTADDPGVYWIYCTYFCSALHLEMRSRMIVEPAEG; translated from the coding sequence ATGAGCAAAAACGAAACCCCACGCGATCCGAACGAAGTCCTCGAAGAGTACGAAGAAACGCTTGACTCGGTGCTGGCGGAGGTCGAGTCCCCGGACGAAACGACTGAGGACGACGACCTTTCGCTGGGACTGCCCGGCCTCTCGCTCGGCCGTCGGGACTTCATGAAGGCCGGCGTCGCCGCCGGTGCAATGGGGTCGGTGGCCGGGTGTTCAGCGCTGACTGGCGGCGATGGCAGCGCCGGCAGCCAGTCGACACCCTCTGGCAGCGGCGCGAGCCATGCGGTCGAACCCGGCGAGCACGACGAGTACTATGGCTTCTGGTCCGGCGGTCACTCCGGCGAACTGCGGGTCATCGGCATTCCGTCGATGCGCGAACTCACCCGTATTCCAGTGTTTAACACCGACTGTGCGTCGGGGTACGGGTACACCGACGGCACGCAGGAGATGCTGGAGGAAGGCGGTGGCTACAGCTGGGGTGACAACCACCACCCGAACCTCTCGGAGACGGATGGCGACTACGACGGCGAGTATCTGTACGTCAACGACAAGGCCAACGGCCGCATCGCCCGCGTGAACCTCACGTACTTCGAGACGGACGCCATCACGGACGTCCCGAATATGCAGGCTATCCACGGCTGTACCGTCCTCTCCCCAGACACCAAGTACGTGCTGGGCAACGGCGAGTTCCGCGCACCGCTGCCGAACGACGGGACCGACCTGAAGAACCCGGACAACTACACGTCGCTGTTCGTCGCCGTCGACCCTGAGTCGATGGAGACCCAGTGGCAGGTCAAGGTCGACGGCAATCTCGATATCGTTGACACCGGCAAAGAGGGGCGGTGGGCCATCTCCTCGGCGTACAACAGCGAGGAAGCCACCGACATCCAGGGCATGACGAAGGACGACCGGGACAACGTCAAGGCCTTCGACATCCCGGCCATCGAGCAGGCCGTCGAGAACGGCAACTACGAAGAGGTCAACGGCATCCCCATCGTCGACGGCACGCAGGGGAGTTCGCTCAATCAGGGCGACCGCCCTGTCGTGAAGTACATCCCGACGCCGAAAAGCCCCCACTGCGTCGAGGTCGGGCCGAACGGCGACTACGCCTTCATCGCGGGGAAGCTCTCCCCGACGGTGACAATGCTCGACCTGAACGCACTGGCCGACTCCTCCGACCCCGAAGAGGTCGTCGCCGGGCGACCGCGGGTCGGACTCGGCCCGCTCCACACCACCTTCGACGGCAACGGCCACGCATACACGTCGCTGTTCATCGACTCTCAGGTGTCCAAATGGGATATCCAAGCGGCCGTCGAGGCCGAGGAAGGGTCGGAGGACCCAATCATCGAGAAGCAGGACGTCCACTACAACCCCGGTCACATTCAGGCGCTGGAGGCGATGACGACCGACCCCGACGGGGAGTGGCTCGTCAGCCTCAACAAGCTCTCGAAGGACCGGTTCCTCCCTGTCGGCCCGATCATGCCCGACAACGACCAGCTCATCCACATCGGGCAGGGCGAGGAGGAGATGGAACTGGTCGCGGACCACCCGGCCTACCCCGAGCCACACGACTGCGTGTTCGCCCACAAGGACAAGATCGACGCCAAGAAGGTCTACGACAAGGACGACTACGAGGAGACTTACATCACCGAGGAGGACTCCGGCGTCGAGCGCACGGGCGACAACAGCGTCCACGTCAAGATGACGACCAAGCGCTCGGAGTTCGGTCTGCCGGACTTCACGGTTCAGGAGGGTGACGAGGTGAAGCTCTCCACGACCAACATCGAGGGCGTGCAGGACATCATCCACGGCGTTGCCATCCCCGAGCACGACATCAACTACGCCGTGGCGCCACAGGACACCCGGGAGGTCACCTTCACGGCTGACGACCCCGGGGTGTACTGGATCTACTGCACGTACTTCTGTAGCGCCCTGCACCTGGAGATGCGCAGCCGGATGATCGTCGAGCCGGCGGAGGGGTAG
- a CDS encoding plastocyanin/azurin family copper-binding protein has translation METRRTFVRGLGLAAGVALAGCSSGGGSDSSGDGDSGSGSDGSDGGETESSDGGSGSEWTETSTVEMTDELAYEPKKIQVEAGTTVTFENVGSIGHTVTAYEDKIPDGADYFASGGFDSLQAAKDGYSNGQEGNIPKGESYEVTLETAGTYEYYCIPHEMNGMVGTIKVV, from the coding sequence ATGGAAACGCGTAGAACATTCGTACGCGGTCTAGGTCTCGCGGCCGGAGTTGCGCTGGCTGGCTGTTCATCGGGCGGCGGCTCCGACAGTAGCGGTGACGGCGACTCAGGTAGCGGCAGTGACGGATCAGACGGCGGCGAGACCGAGTCCAGCGACGGCGGGAGCGGGTCCGAATGGACCGAGACGAGCACCGTCGAAATGACGGACGAACTGGCATACGAGCCGAAGAAAATCCAGGTCGAAGCAGGGACGACGGTCACGTTCGAGAACGTCGGCAGCATCGGCCACACGGTGACGGCCTACGAAGACAAGATCCCCGACGGCGCGGACTACTTCGCGTCCGGCGGGTTCGACTCCTTGCAGGCCGCGAAAGACGGCTACAGCAACGGGCAGGAAGGCAACATCCCGAAAGGCGAGAGCTACGAGGTCACGCTGGAGACGGCGGGGACCTACGAGTACTACTGCATCCCTCACGAGATGAACGGGATGGTCGGCACAATCAAGGTGGTCTGA
- a CDS encoding IclR family transcriptional regulator: protein MTDDADTQNTGRRIQSVENACEIIEAVQESNSATLQELSERIELSQGTLHTYLATLTDCGFLTKDNDTYQLGFRFVTMGEHVRNETELYTAGQEEVDKLADRSGEYVHLVVENDGREVAIYERRGEHAVGMDYHLQLREAPQHLHDSASGKAILSCLPDERVEKIIDREGLSRQTQHTITDRETLRDELETIRERGFATNDEEEIRGLRAIGAPILDNDGTVVGAVSVTAPTSRLKGTRFDTEIPEMVMEAANLIEVNLEMTSFDRST, encoded by the coding sequence ATGACCGACGACGCCGACACACAAAACACGGGCCGGCGGATACAGTCCGTGGAGAACGCCTGCGAGATCATTGAAGCCGTTCAGGAGTCAAACAGCGCGACGTTGCAGGAGCTGAGCGAGCGAATCGAGCTCTCCCAGGGAACGCTGCACACATATCTTGCGACGCTGACCGACTGTGGCTTTCTCACGAAGGACAACGATACGTACCAGCTTGGCTTTCGGTTCGTCACGATGGGCGAACACGTCCGCAACGAGACGGAACTCTACACCGCTGGACAAGAGGAAGTCGACAAACTGGCCGACAGGTCCGGTGAGTACGTCCATCTGGTCGTCGAAAACGACGGTCGCGAAGTCGCCATCTACGAGCGGCGGGGCGAACACGCCGTCGGGATGGACTACCACCTCCAGTTGCGGGAGGCCCCACAACATCTCCACGACAGCGCTTCGGGGAAGGCAATCCTCTCGTGTCTCCCCGACGAGCGCGTCGAGAAAATAATTGACCGGGAAGGCCTTTCGCGACAGACACAGCACACGATTACGGACCGAGAGACGCTCCGCGACGAGCTAGAAACTATCCGGGAGCGGGGATTCGCGACCAACGACGAAGAAGAGATCCGCGGCCTCCGGGCGATCGGTGCGCCGATCCTGGACAACGACGGGACCGTCGTCGGCGCGGTCAGTGTGACTGCACCGACCAGCCGTCTGAAAGGGACTCGCTTCGACACTGAAATCCCCGAGATGGTGATGGAGGCAGCGAACCTCATCGAAGTCAATCTCGAAATGACCTCATTCGACCGGAGCACGTAA
- a CDS encoding YlbF family regulator, with the protein MSIETDTAADIDGDHVEALATEFGEAIAELPVYQRFKETKDAVENHDEAQAAIKEFEQIREEFMLARQTGNASQEDLRKVQQKQEELHDIPVMSDYLEAQNELELRLQELNEIVSEELAVDFGQKAGGCCED; encoded by the coding sequence ATGAGCATCGAGACCGATACCGCCGCTGATATCGACGGTGACCACGTCGAGGCGCTCGCTACAGAGTTCGGCGAAGCGATCGCCGAGCTACCGGTGTACCAGCGATTCAAGGAGACGAAAGACGCTGTCGAGAACCACGACGAGGCGCAGGCGGCCATCAAGGAGTTCGAGCAGATCCGCGAGGAGTTCATGCTCGCCCGCCAGACCGGAAACGCCTCTCAGGAGGACCTCCGGAAAGTCCAGCAAAAGCAGGAGGAACTCCACGACATCCCGGTAATGAGTGACTATCTGGAAGCCCAGAACGAACTCGAACTGCGCCTGCAGGAACTCAACGAAATCGTCTCCGAGGAACTGGCCGTCGACTTCGGCCAGAAAGCCGGCGGTTGCTGCGAGGACTGA